Within the Anaerotignum faecicola genome, the region CCTCACCCAGCTTCATCACGAAGATGTCATTTTTATCCATCCCCATGGAAATCGCCAAATTCTTGTGACAGGAAAGGTGCATGAATTCCCCATGCACAGGCATGAAGAACTTCGGCTTTGTCAGCGCCAGCATCAGCTTCAGCTCCTCCTGACGGGCGTGACCGGAAACGTGGATATCCTCAATATCTCCATAAACCACGTTTGCGCCCTTTTTCAGCAGCTCATTCACCACACGGGAAATGCTTTTTTCATTCCCCGGAATGGCAGATGCACTGATGATAATTTTATCATCAGGCTTTACGTTAATCTGCTTATGCTCGCCGGATGCGATACGGGACAGGGCGGACATTGTCTCCCCTTGGCTGCCTGTCGTAATGATAACCAGCTGATCATCCCGATAATTTCTTGTTTCGTTAATATCAATCAGCGTTCTGGGCGGAATCCAGAGATAATCCAGCTCGGATGCCGTTTTCACCGCATTGACCATACTGCGACCGATAATGGCAACCTTTCTGCCGTACATATACGCCGCATTGATAACCTGCTGAATACGATGAATGTTTGAGGAGAAGGTCGCAACCATGATACGGTTCTTCGGTGTTTCCTCGAAAATCTTCTCGAACACCTTCCCCACGTTCTTTTCAGACATCGTGAAGCCCTTTCTCTCGGCATTGGTGCTGTCGCTCATCAGCAGGAGAACTCCCTCCTTGCCCAGTGCGGCAAACCGCTGTAAATCAATCACATCCCCGTCAATGGGAGTATAGTCCACCTTAAAGTCGCCCGTATGCACCACAACGCCCACAGGTGTATGGATTGCCAGTGCGACCGCGTCTGCGATAGAGTGGTTCGTATGGATAAATTCCACAACCATCTGTCCCAGCTTTACCTTTTCGCCGGGTACAACCGTATGTCTTGTTGTGGAATCCAGCATTTTATGCTCTCTCAGCTTATTTTCCAGAAGCCCCAGTGTCAGCAGTGTCCCGAATACGGGTACGTTAATCTGCTTGAGAATATAGGGCAATGCGCCGATATGATCCTCGTGTCCGTGTGTTAATACAATCCCTTTGATTTTGTCGATGTTTTTTGTCAAATAAGTCACGTCAGGGATAACCAAATCGATCCCCAGCATATCATCCTCAGGGAATGCCAGACCGCAGTCGATGATGATAATATCATCGCCATATTCCAGAACCGTCATATTTTTACCGATTTCATCCAGACCGCCCAGCGCGATCACCTTCAGGTTCATCTTGGGCTTTGCCTTTGCGCGGCTCTTTGTGCGCTGCTTCGGCTTTGCCGCCGGTTTCGCCGTCATCTTCGCAGCCGGCTCCTTTTTCGCCTTCGGCTCTGTCTTTGCCCTGCTGTCCGCCTTTGTCTTTGCTGTTCTCGTTTTGGTTTCCTTCGTGGAATCCTTTCCGTTTGTCTCCTTTGCGGATTTTTTCTCTGCCAAAAAACACACCTCCTTTTTTGTTTTCTCTGTCATTTTCTTTATAGTATGGCGTAAAAAAGTTCTCTTTAAACGGCAGAATCAGCGCCCCTTTTCCAAAAAAGGGCAAACAGAAAAAGAGCAGTCGATACTCAACGATTGCAAAAACATTTCCGCTCCGTTTTTCCAATCCGATGAGTGCTGCTGTTTTTCCTTCCGTATTCTGCTGTTTCTTTTTCCGCTCATTTTTGTATAAAAAGGGACTTTTGCAGACCGCAAAAAATCACCCTAATACATTCGTCAATCAGTCATCCGTTTCTACGGTATAATCCTCTGCCTTCTGGGCAAACAAATCTGCCACGCGGTCAAATTCCGCGTCATCCTCCACCAATTCATACGTCACATCATCCGTATTGATGGAAACCTCCTTCAAAATGATGGCATCTGTTTCATCATCATCCATCAATTCTGTTTCCACTACCAAAAGGTAGCGTTCGCCGCCGCAGGCAACATTATCAATGATGGAAAACTCCACTGCATCACCGTTTTCATCTGTCATAGTAACCACTTCAAATTCCAGATCATTGATTTCGTCATAAATATCCGCCATAAAATTCTCCTCTATTCTTATCCTTTCGCCTTGCTGTCAAGATAGCCCTGCAAAATATGCACCGCCGCCATCTTGTCAATGACGCTTTTTCTCTGATTATGGTTCAGCCCAACCTCGCGCAGAGAACGCTCCGCCGCAATGGTGCTGAATCTTTCGTCCCAGAGCAGAACCTCTGCCTTGGGGAATCTTCTTTTCACGCGTTCGCAGAAATCCTTTGTTTTGACACATCTGTCCCCTTCGGAGCCGTCCAGATTTTTCGGATAGCCCAGAACGATTGTCTCTGCCTGATATTGTTCCACCAGCTCTGCCAGTCTACGCATACATTTCTTAAATTCCATGGAACTTTCCCTTCGGATAATCTCCACGCCCTGTGCCGTCCAGCCAAAAGGGTCGCTGACCGCAACACCAATGGTTTTGTCACCAAAATCCAACCCTAAAATACGCAATTCGGTTCCTCTTTCTTTTTCCGACGATTACTCGTTACGGTCTAAATAATCCTTTACCAGCTCCTCCAGAAGCTCATCCCGTTCCAGCTTACGAATCAGCACACGGGCATTCTGATAGCTTGTAATATAAGTCGGGTCACCGGAAAGGATATAGCCTACAATCTGGTTGACAGGATTATAGCCCTTTTCCCGCAAGGCATTGCTCACTGCCATCAGGATTCGCTTTGCTTCGTTTTCGGGTTCTTTTTCCAATCTGCCGAAATACTGTGTTTCATGTAAATTTGCCATATTTTTCACTCTCCATTCTGCGGCAGTGCCGCCCCCCTTATATCCCAAATATATTTACAGGAAAATTTCCTGTTATCTGTAAAATCAGCTATCTTTATGATACATGAAAAAAAACCTGTTTGCAACCATATTCTCTTTACATAATTATTACAAATTCCTTTTCTTATACCTCTGCATCCCCGAAAAGCATTTCGCCCTCCGCCCTTGTGATGTGGGTTTTGCAAATGCGGTTTGTCAAATCGACTTCGCTTCTGCCATGCACCTTCATATAGTTCGTGGTATGCCCTTCATAAATCCCATCGCCGACGGCTCTTTCATACAGCACCTCCGCATCCGTCCCAACGGCATCCACCAGAAATTCCGCCGCCATTTTGTCGCTCAGCTGAATGAGCGTATGGCTTCTTTCGGCTTTTACCGCATTGAGCAGCTGATCCTTCCTTGCCGCCGCAGGTGTGCCGCGCTTGGGCGAATAAGGAAATACATGAATCTTCGCAAAGCCGATTTCCTCCGCAAAGGCATAGCTTTCCCTGAAATCCTCCTCGGTTTCTCCAGGGAAGCCGACAATGATATCCGTTGTCAGCGCAACCTTCGGCAGATATTTCCTGAGCGTCGCTGCCGCCTGTCTGTATTTCTCCGTATCATATTTCCGGTTCATTTCCTTCAGGGTTTTATCGCAGCCGCTCTGCAGGGAAAGATGGAAATGGTCGCAGACCTTTGGCAGTGCCGCCATGGTCTGTGCAAATTCCTCCGTCACCACATTCGGCTCAATGGAGCTGAAGCGAATCCGCTCAATTCCTTCCACCTCATGCACCTGCTTGAGAATATCCAGCAGAGAGGTATCCCTTCTGTCCTTGCCGTAGCTTGCCACATGGATGCCCGTCAGCACAACCTCTTTAAAGCCGTTCTCCGCCAAACGCTTTACCTCAGCCACAACCTCCTGCGGCTCTCTGCTGCGGATAGGGCCTCTCGCATAAGGAATGATGCAGTAGGAGCAATACTGGCTGCACCCATCCTGAATTTTCAGATAGGCTCTTGTTCTGTTTGCCAGCTTTTGAATGGAAAGCGGCTCAAATACACGCTCCTTCATAATATCGGAAACGTGGTTTTCCACGCCGTTTGCCCTGTCATACTGCTCCACCATTTCCACAATCTGCGCTCTGTCCTTCGTTCCGATGACCAGGTTCACGCCTGCAATCTCCATCAGCTCCTTGGGCGCAGTCTGCGCATAGCAGCCGACAACCGCCACAATGGCATTTTCATTCTGCCGCTTTACCTTACGAATCAGCTGACGGGATTTCTTGTCCCCGAAATTCGTTACCGTACAGGTATTGATGACATACACATCCGCTTCTTCATCAATCCCCACAATTTCATAGCCCTTTTCTGCGAACAGCTCCGCAATGGCTTCGCTTTCATACTGATTTACCTTGCAGCCCAATGCAAAACTTGCTGCTTTCTTCATATTAAAACGCTCCTTCGCGGCAGAAAAATTTCCTTTTGCTCTGCCGCTCTCTATTATTCATCAATTTATTCTGAAAAACAACGGTAATATCTTCATTGCTACCGTTACATCCTTTCCGGAAAGCCAGACCAGATGCTCTCTGAGCATTTCCCAGCGTTCCTTTTTGGGCGTAACCTGCGCGCAGATGGTCTCCATGGCATCCAAATGCACCATGATATCCTCCCGCTCCACAAGGGAAAGCCCCTGCATCATGCCGATTTCCAGCCGCACCGTTGTAAAATCCGCATTAAAATTCAGCTCCTCCCGCTCCTTGGCAATGGAATATTCGATTAAGCCTTCGTTGCTGTATCCATTTTCCCGAAACAGCTTCATCCGCTCCAGCAATGTCCGCACGTTCTCCCGATAATTCTCCGCCATATCCGCGACATCCTCATACGGCTGAATGACCTTCAGCCTCTTCGTGAAGCCTTCGATTCTTTCGGCATAATGCTCCAGAAGCAGGCGGAACAGCTCCTCCAAGGCATCGCTGTCATAGGAGGATGCCTCCCAAACACGTTCCACGCGGTCAATATCCTCGTCAATCATGGTTCGTATATCCTTTTCCTCCGGCATATCCTCCACCGCCCCTTCTGCATTTAAATTATCTTTTAGTATAGCATAAAAACAAGGGCTCTGGCAAGAAGCCCGCCCCGTTAAAACCGTTTTTTCGCAAAAATCGCAAAAACTCTGCAAAAGAACGCCCGATTCCGATTGATTTTTCCCTTCCTTTATGCTATCATAGCAGTAAGAAAGGATTACCGCTTGTGGAAGGGCGGTCAGTCCGTAATAGTTGTGAATGACCGTCTAACTTCTGTTAGGCTGTCACTTTTTATTTATTTCCTGTTTCACGCAGGGCGATAAGAGCTATGAAAAAGGATTACCGCTTGTGGAAGGGCGGTCAGTCCGTAATAATGTGGTTGACCGTCTAACTTCTGTTAGGCGGTCTTTTTCTTATCATTTCTTATGCAAAAAGCATAAGGTGATAATTCCAATGATTACTAAGCTATATTGAAACAATTCAGCGTATGTAACCATAAACATCACCCCCTTTACAGGAAGTGACTGAACCGCCGAGCGATAATCCTCGCTTATACCATACCACATTTTTCTTTTTTCGACAAGCAACAAAAAAGCCGCATCCCCTATAGGTAATACGGCTCTCTTATTTTTCCGCTTATTTTTCTTCTTCGTCATCCTCAATGATTACAACCATGCCGCCCAGTCTTCTGTTCAGCTCTTTTCTTGTAATCTTAATGATATTGGGTGTCACGCCGTCCGGCTGTTCCTCGATAAAGTATGCTTCCTCCTTATCGCAGTCGTTTTCATCCAACCAGCCGCTGAAATAGGACAGAATGGAACGCATAATTTCCACGCTGTGCCCCCAATAATCCAAATCCAGGAAAACCAGTCTGTTCTTCTCGCCGTTTTTGGAGAATTTACGGCTCTTGTAAACCATTGTAAACAAACGTCTTTCCTCTCCCTTATAGGTAAAATATACAGCCATTTCATTGCTTTCACCAAAACGATTCTCGTAACGGTTTACCTTTGCCTCGGGGTCAAAAAATTTCAAAATAAACTGATAAATCTGCTCCAGTTCAATCTCTTTTGTAATGTACCCATGCGTTTTTGCCGTCATTTGAAAGGCCTCCTTTTTTCCTACTTTCATCATTTCCGCATCAATATTTTGCGTACAAATTGTTTTTGATTCTGATTGCATTATACAGGAAGAAAATCCCCTTTACAAGAGCAATACCTTCCATGGAAAGCCAAATTTTCCGCCTCTTTTTTAGGCAGTTTTACGCCAGCTTTTCCAGTATTTTTTCCACCAGCTCACTGCTGCGCTTTGCCGCCAGAAGCACAAACTGCTCATAGGACATATTCGCCTGTTCATCCGCGCTGTCGCTGATGGCACGAATGATAACAAAGGGAATTCGGTTCAGCCAGCAGGCATGGGCAATCGCCGCACCCTCCATTTCCGCACAATCCCCCTGCACATACCTTTTGATATGCTCCTTGCCTTCCTTTGTGCCGATGAATTTATCCCCACTGGCAACTCTGCCGAGAATCACATGATAGTTTTCCGCCGTTTCCGCCGCAGCCTCCTGCGCCAGCTTCACCAGCATCTCATCCGCCTTGAAATAGCTTTCCGCCAAACGGGGAATAGTCCCAATAGGGTCGCCCAGCGCAGAAACATCCATGTCATGCTGTACCGCATCCGTGGAAATGAGGATATCCCCAATGCCCAGTTCGGGGTGAATTGCCCCCGCACAGCCCGTATTGATGATATAATCCACACCGAAATGGTCAATCAGCACCTGTGTGCAGACAGCCGCATTCACCTTGCCGATGCCGCTGATGACCAGCACAATGCTGTTGCCGCAATATTTCCCCACATGGAAATCCAGCCCGATGATATTTTTTGTCGTCACAATCTCGATTTTCTCTTTTAAATATGTGATTTCCTCCGACATTGCACCAATGATGCCAATGGTTTTCATTTCGTTGTCATCTCCGTTTCTGTTGTCTCGCGGATATCTGTCCGCATACTTCAGCCGTTTGGTTTTTATCTCGCATACGAATTATACCACAAACTGTATACACTCTGCAAGTCGAAGCCGATTTTACCATCCTTCCGTTGCAAAAAAAGAGCATCTTCTGTATACTGAGGAGAGAAAAAGAAAGTAAGAGGTGTAACCAATGAACACAAAACCGATTATCGGCATTGCGCCGAATTATTCTTACGAAAAAAAGGAATATACCCTCAGTGAGGATTATGTCCTTGCCATCGAAAAGGCAGGCGGCTGTCCCATCGTGCTCCTGCCCCATCAGGCATTGCCCCCCTTTCTGGACGGACTTCTGCTGACCGGCGGCGGTGATATCGATCCGCTCCTGTTCGGAGAAGAGCCCCTTTGCCAGAGCGGCGAGATTAACCCCCTCCGTGATGCCTGTGAAATGCGCATCTGCGAGGCTGCACTGGAAAAGGATTTGCCCATGCTCGGCATCTGCCGCGGCATGCAGGTCATGAATATCGTCAAGGGCGGCGGCATCTATCAGGATATCGGCGTACAGGCAGGCACAACCCTCAAGCATATCCAGCAGGCACCCCGTTCCTATGGCACACACAGCATTTTTGTCGAGGACAACACCCTTTTAACCGACCTCTGGGAAAATAAACGCACCGTTGTCAATTCCCTGCATCATCAGTCCTGCTCCACGCTTGGGGAGGGCTTTATTGTCTCTGCCCGCAGTGCGGATGGTCTGATTGAAGCCATTGAGCATAAGGATAACCGCTTCGCCGTCGGCGTGCAGTGGCATCCCGAGGCAATGAAAACAGAGGAAATGGGGCTGCTGTTCTCTGCCTTCTTGAAGGCGGCGGCAGAATATCAACAGGCAAGGAGGTAAGAAGCATGGATGTTATCAATGATCTAACCTCGTCTCTTTCCTCTGATTTAAACAGCACGGAGCTTGCGAAGGATTTAGGGCTTGGCTTCCTTGCCAAATCCACAGCCATCAACGGTGCCGTCAATCTGGGCATCAAGCTTCTGGAAATTCTGTTCACGCTCTTTCTTTGCTGGCTTATGATTCGCATTTCCAGTAAACTGGTCAATAAATTCCTGCGGACACAGGTACAGCGCGAAAAGCTTTCCATGTCCGAAAGAAAAGCAAAAACTCTCAGCACCGTCACAGGCAGCATCCTGAAATATGTGATTTATTTCATCGGGCTGATGTCTATTTTAAAGCAGCTGGGTGTTTCCTCAGAATCCCTCGTTGTCATTGCCTCCGCAGGCTCGGTTGCCATCGGCTTGGGCGCGCAGAGTATCGCAGGGGATATGATGGAGGGCTTCTTCATCCTCTTTGAGGACCATTACGCCGTCGGGGATATCGTCACCATTCAGGGCATTACGGGTACGGTCGAAAGCGTCACCCTGCGTTCCACAAAGCTGCGCGATTTCGGCGGCGCTGTGCATATCATCCCGAATGGCTCTATCGGTACGGTCACCAATAACTGCCGTGAATTTATCAACGCCGTTGTCACCGTCGGCATTGCCTATGGCGAAAGCATCGACCGCGCCATTGCCGTTCTGCAGGATGAGATGCAGAAAACCGCAGATATGGAGGCTGTACTGGAACCCCCCACCGTTGCAGGTGTCATCGGTCTGGATGATTCCGCCGTTACCATTAAAATTGTTGCAAAATGCAAGATAAAAATGAATTATGCTGTGGAGGCGGAGCTGCGCCGCCGCATCAAAAACCGCTTTGATGCAGAAGGTATCGAAATCCCCTTCCCTCAGCAGGTTGTCCATTTGATGAAGGAGGCGTAACGTATGGATTTTTCTGTCGGAGATATTGTGCAGATGAAAAAAAGTCACCCCTGCGGCTCTGCCCAGTGGGAAATCCTCAGAACCGGCATTGATTTTCGCATCAAATGCTGCGGCTGCGGACACATGGTCATGCTGCCCAGAGCAAAATTCGAGAAAAATGTAAAAAAAATCATCCCAAAAGAGCAATAAAAACAGGGTATCTCAATCTTGAGATACCCTGTTTTTTTCTGTCGAACCCTCTCAGCTTCGGCTTAAGCCTTCTTCCGCATTGCATTCAGAATTGCCAGTACGCAAACGCCGACATCCGCAAATACCGCCATCCACATCGTCGCAATGCCGGGAATGGAAAGCAGCAGCACCAGAATCTTAAAGCCCAGCGCAAAGGTCACGTTCTGGTTTACAATCCTTCTTGTGTTTCTTGCAACCTTCATGCCGACTGCCAGCTTGCCGATATCATCATCCATCAGCACAACATCCGCCGCCTCGATTGCCGCATCGGAGCCAATCGCCCCCATGGCAATCCCCAAATCAGCCGCCGCCAGTACGGGTGCATCATTGATGCCATCCCCCACAAACGCCGTCTTGTCGCCTTCTGCGTCCTTCTGCTTTTCCATCCATTCCACTTTGTTTTCGGGCAGCAGCTCGCTGTGGAATTCATCCAGCCGCAGCTCCTCTGCCACAGCCGCCGCCGTTTCCCTTCTGTCGCCCGTCAGCATTACCATCTTCTGAATCCCCTGCTTGCGCAACGCCGCAAGGGAATCGGCAATGTTTTCCTTCAGCGTATCCGCAACCAGAATGTACCCTAAGAATTTGCCGCCCTTTGCAACATAAACCACCGTACCGATGCCGTTTGCCTTTTCATACGCAATTTTTTCATGCTCCATCAGACGGCTGTTCCCCAGCAGAACCGTTTCGCCGTCCAGCTCGTAGGAAATCCCGTAGCCGCCCAGCTCCTGATAGCTCTGTGCCGCAGGAAGCTCGCCTTTGTATGCCTGTACGATTGCCTGCGCAATGGGGTGATTGCTCATTGCCTCCCCGATTGCCGCCGGCTTCAGCACATCGCCCTTCACCTCTGTTACAGAGAATCTGCCCTTTGTCAGTGTCCCTGTCTTATCAAAAACAACCGTTTTCAGTCGGCTCAGCGTATCCAAATCGCCGCCGCCCTTTACCAGAATCCCACACTTGGATGCCGCGCCAATCCCCGCAAAATACGTCAGCGGCACAGACAATACCAATGCACAGGGACAGGAAACAACTAAGAATACCAATGCTCTGCCAAACCACAAGGAGAATTTCCCAAGCCCTGCCAACGGCGGCAGAACCGCAACCAGAACCGCCAGCAGAACCACAATGGGTGTATAAACTCTTGCAAAGCGTGTGATGAATTTCTCCGTCTTGGATTTCTTTGCAGATGCGTTTTCCACCATTTCCAGAATCTTCATCACCGTAGATTCGCCAAAGCCCTTTTCTACGCGAACCTTCAGACTGCCGTCCATATTGATGCAGCCGCTGAGCACCTGATCTCCTGCCCCCACAGAACGAGGCAGGGATTCGCCTGTCAGTGCCGCAGTATCCAGCATAGCATGTCCTTCCGTGATTACCCCGTCCAAAGGGATTCTTTCCCCTGCCTTTACCAGAATCATATCTCCCACATGCACCAGAGAAGGATCTACCTTCCTTTCCTCGTCATCCACGATTAAATGTGCAAAATCGGGACGGATATCCAGCAGTGCCGTAATGGATTTTCTGGAGCGTGCCACCGCATATTCCTGGAATGCCTCGCCCACCTGATAGAACAGCATAACGAAAACAGCCTCTGCCATTTCCCCCAGATACAACGCGCCAATCGTAGAGAAGGACATCAGGAAGTTTTCATCAAAAACCTTCCCCTGTCCGATATGCTTCGCCGCACGCAACAGAACATCATACCCGAAAATCAGATATGCGCAGATATAAAGAATCGTGCGGATCGTTCCCCCATGCAGGAAAACAGCCGCAAGGAAGAACGCAAGCCCTATGCCAAAGCGCAGAAAAAATTTTCTGCCGAACACATTCTCATCCCCATGCGCATGGTCATGTCCACAGCCACAGCCACACCCACAGCCGCAGTCATCATCGTCATCCTCCTCACAGCCGCAGCCGCAATGCTCATGATGCGCATGATGATGCTCTGCCTTCTGCCCCTGCAAAAAGGCAACCTCTACCTCCGGCTCAAATTTATGCACCACCCGTTCCACCGTTTCCTGCATTTCCTCTGCCGAAGCATTTGGCGCAAGCTTTACTGTCATTTCCTGCCGCAGCAGATTGATGGAAACCTCCTGCGTTTCAGAAAGCTTAGAAAGCGTATCCTCAATCTTTCCCGCACAGTTCGCGCAGGTCAACCCTTTTAATGCTACCTTCATTTCAGACATAGTCACACCTCTTTTTTCGCTGTTTGCTTTTCATTTGTTCGTTTGAATAACTGTTCATATAACATCTGAAAATTTAGGCTGTAATTTTCAGATATCCTTGCACCTATATCATTACAGCCTATTCCTTTTTTATTCGTGATATCCACGCTTATGCCGCAGATGCGTCATCCCCTGCTCCAGAACCATCCGAATATGCTCATCGTCCAGAGAATAGAACACGGTTTTGCCCTCCTTGCGGTATTTTACAAGATCATTCTGCCGCAGTACGCGCAGCTGATGCGACACAGCGGATTGGCTCATTTCCAGTACGTCTGCCAAATCCCCCACATTTCGCTCCCCCTCCAGCAGGGTCTGCAAAATACGGATACGGGTCGCATCCCCAAAAATCTTGAAAAATTCTGCCAGCTCCTGAATAAACTCCTGCTGCAGTTCCTTTTCCATATCAAATTCTTCCTGCATCGGTGTCTCCTTCATGGCTCGCTCCTTTTCTTATATGAATATCTGCTCATATATTAACGCATTATTTTTGCTTTGTCAACGCTGCTATTGATAATTTTTTCATCAATAACACACCGAAATCCCGATTTCGATTTAATTTCATTTAATTCTTTTCCTTCGGAAACTCAATCAGGTCGATAAATCCCTTTAACGCATGCGGCATTGCCACATTTTTCAGCCGCACCATCCCAATGCTCCGCTTCGGTACGGGCGGTTCCACGGGAATCTCAAACAGGTGCTTGTTCTGCAGCTCCCTCTGCGTAAACTCCTCGATCACATACGTCAGTCCAAGGTTGATTTCCGCAAAGCTTACCAGTAAATCACTGCTCCCCAGCTCCAGAATCGGGTTCAGCACTACGCCGTTTTCCTCTGCATAGCGGTCAATATAGCGGCGCGAATTGCTCAAATCCTCCAATAAAAGCAGGGGATATTTCGGCAAATCCTTCAACTCCATGCCCATCTCCGCAAGCATCCGATACCGCTCGCCCCCCACCAGAACATCATGAATTTCAATGCAGGGCGTTACCTCTAAATCCTCATCCTCCGCAATCGGCAAATTGATAAAGCAGACATCCACACTGCCGTTTCTCAGCAGCCTGAGCGATTCGTAGGTTGTCTTATTCGTCACCTTAATATTGATATCGGGATACAGCTTATGATACTTTTCCAGATAAGGCAGCAGGAAATTGGCAATGACCGTATCACTCGCGCCAATCTTGAGCTCCCCCATCTCCATGTGTACCATCTGATAATATTTTTCCTCCGCCGCCTGAATCAGTCCCAACGCCTGCTCCAGATAGGTATATAACAGCTTGCCCTCCGCGGTGGGATAAACCCCCTTCGCCGTACGCACCAGAAGCGGACTGCCCATGCGGTCCTCCAGCTGACGAATGGACATGCTTACCGCAGGCTGTGAAATAAAGAGCTCTCTTGCCGCAGCAGACATATTGCCCGTGCGGACAACTGCACAAAAAATACGATATAAATCTAACGAAACATCAACTTTCATGAGGGGAACCTCCCTTTTCTTTGGTTTCTTCTATTATACAGAATTCAAAGAGCCAACGCAAGCGCGATAAGTAAAAATGATAACAATTTTTTCATTTTTTTCTCCGCCGCCTGTCGCACAGCTTTTCTAATTCTACAATCGGCAAGGGTGCCAATGCCAACGCCGCAACCACAAGCCATTCCTTCCCATTCAGCGGACATACCTTGAAAATCTCCGCCAGCGGCAGCACCATAATCACCCCAATCTGCATCAGACACCCGATAAAAAACGCCAGCAGCAGCATCGGGTTCCCCAAGGGCGAAATCCGAAACAGCGAATGCTCCGACCGCATATTAAAGGCGTGTATCAGCTGCGAAAGCGAAAGCACCGCAAACGCCATCGTCCGCCCTGTAATATATGCCCCTTCCTCGTCAAAATAAATGTGCCCGATCCCAAAGGCAAGCAGTGCCAGCATCCCAATCATCGCCCCCTCTAAGGCAATGCTGCTCACCATGCCGTCCGAAAAGAGGGAATTTCCCCTCCGCGGCGGCTGCTCCATGCTGTCCGCGTCCGCAGGGTCAACCCCCAGTGCAATCGCAGGCAGGGAATCCGTCACAAGGTTCACCCATAACAGCTGAATCGGCAAAAGCGGCGTTGCCCAGCCAAAGCACATCGCCACGAAAATCGTCATAATCTCGCCAATGTTGCTCGAAAGCAGAAAATGGACCGCCTTGCGGATGTTTTCATAAATGCCGCGTCCCTCGCGCACCGCCTCCACGATTGTCGCAAAGTTATCATCCATCAGAATCATATCTGCCGCACCCTTGGCAACCTCTGTGCCGTTTTTCCCCATCGCACAGCCGATATCCGCCGCCTTAAGCGCAGGCGCATCATTCACGCCGTCCCCCGTCATGGCAACCACGCGCCCCTCCTTCTGAAACGCCTTCACAATCCGCACCTTATGTGCCGGCGAAACGCGCGCAAAAACCGTACAATCCTCCGCCGCCCGCTCCAGCGCCTCGTCCGACATCTGTTCCAGCTCCTGCCCCGTC harbors:
- a CDS encoding mechanosensitive ion channel family protein, which gives rise to MDVINDLTSSLSSDLNSTELAKDLGLGFLAKSTAINGAVNLGIKLLEILFTLFLCWLMIRISSKLVNKFLRTQVQREKLSMSERKAKTLSTVTGSILKYVIYFIGLMSILKQLGVSSESLVVIASAGSVAIGLGAQSIAGDMMEGFFILFEDHYAVGDIVTIQGITGTVESVTLRSTKLRDFGGAVHIIPNGSIGTVTNNCREFINAVVTVGIAYGESIDRAIAVLQDEMQKTADMEAVLEPPTVAGVIGLDDSAVTIKIVAKCKIKMNYAVEAELRRRIKNRFDAEGIEIPFPQQVVHLMKEA
- a CDS encoding DUF951 domain-containing protein, yielding MDFSVGDIVQMKKSHPCGSAQWEILRTGIDFRIKCCGCGHMVMLPRAKFEKNVKKIIPKEQ
- a CDS encoding heavy metal translocating P-type ATPase; this encodes MSEMKVALKGLTCANCAGKIEDTLSKLSETQEVSINLLRQEMTVKLAPNASAEEMQETVERVVHKFEPEVEVAFLQGQKAEHHHAHHEHCGCGCEEDDDDDCGCGCGCGCGHDHAHGDENVFGRKFFLRFGIGLAFFLAAVFLHGGTIRTILYICAYLIFGYDVLLRAAKHIGQGKVFDENFLMSFSTIGALYLGEMAEAVFVMLFYQVGEAFQEYAVARSRKSITALLDIRPDFAHLIVDDEERKVDPSLVHVGDMILVKAGERIPLDGVITEGHAMLDTAALTGESLPRSVGAGDQVLSGCINMDGSLKVRVEKGFGESTVMKILEMVENASAKKSKTEKFITRFARVYTPIVVLLAVLVAVLPPLAGLGKFSLWFGRALVFLVVSCPCALVLSVPLTYFAGIGAASKCGILVKGGGDLDTLSRLKTVVFDKTGTLTKGRFSVTEVKGDVLKPAAIGEAMSNHPIAQAIVQAYKGELPAAQSYQELGGYGISYELDGETVLLGNSRLMEHEKIAYEKANGIGTVVYVAKGGKFLGYILVADTLKENIADSLAALRKQGIQKMVMLTGDRRETAAAVAEELRLDEFHSELLPENKVEWMEKQKDAEGDKTAFVGDGINDAPVLAAADLGIAMGAIGSDAAIEAADVVLMDDDIGKLAVGMKVARNTRRIVNQNVTFALGFKILVLLLSIPGIATMWMAVFADVGVCVLAILNAMRKKA
- a CDS encoding ArsR/SmtB family transcription factor, which produces MKETPMQEEFDMEKELQQEFIQELAEFFKIFGDATRIRILQTLLEGERNVGDLADVLEMSQSAVSHQLRVLRQNDLVKYRKEGKTVFYSLDDEHIRMVLEQGMTHLRHKRGYHE
- a CDS encoding LysR family transcriptional regulator — protein: MKVDVSLDLYRIFCAVVRTGNMSAAARELFISQPAVSMSIRQLEDRMGSPLLVRTAKGVYPTAEGKLLYTYLEQALGLIQAAEEKYYQMVHMEMGELKIGASDTVIANFLLPYLEKYHKLYPDINIKVTNKTTYESLRLLRNGSVDVCFINLPIAEDEDLEVTPCIEIHDVLVGGERYRMLAEMGMELKDLPKYPLLLLEDLSNSRRYIDRYAEENGVVLNPILELGSSDLLVSFAEINLGLTYVIEEFTQRELQNKHLFEIPVEPPVPKRSIGMVRLKNVAMPHALKGFIDLIEFPKEKN